In uncultured Ilyobacter sp., a genomic segment contains:
- a CDS encoding ArsB/NhaD family transporter translates to MLQLIVGLLIFVFVFFLIITEKVPSVLATMGGGLAMALVGLLNEEEALEAVASRLEIIFLLIGMMIVVHLISETGVFQWFAIKVAQLVRGEPFALIVLLSVVTAVCSAFLDNVTTILLMAPVSILLAEQLKQKPFPFIMTEIMAANIGGAATLIGDPTQLIIGNEGKLGFNDFIINTAPMSLLAFLSLMITVYIIYGRKMVVSRDLKARIMELDASRSLRNMSLLKQSGTIFVLIITGFIMNNFIDKGLAIIALSGATALIILAKKKPEDIFKHVEWDTLFFFIGLFIMIKGIEETHLIDILGEKIVNITEGNFNFAVMLITWVSALFTSVIGNVANAATVSKIIHVMSPSFQSLGDVKIFWWALSLGSCLGGNATILASATNVVAVAAAAKAGCKISFVEFIKFGAIISIQTLVIASAYIWLRYL, encoded by the coding sequence AGGTTCCAAGTGTGCTGGCAACCATGGGCGGAGGACTAGCTATGGCTCTTGTGGGCCTGCTAAATGAAGAAGAGGCTCTAGAGGCTGTAGCTTCTAGACTGGAGATAATATTTTTATTGATAGGTATGATGATAGTGGTACATCTCATATCTGAAACAGGGGTATTTCAGTGGTTTGCAATCAAGGTGGCTCAGCTTGTGAGAGGAGAACCCTTTGCCCTAATAGTATTGCTGTCTGTGGTCACAGCGGTATGCTCAGCATTCTTAGATAACGTGACTACAATACTATTAATGGCTCCGGTGTCTATACTGCTAGCAGAACAGCTTAAACAGAAGCCCTTTCCTTTTATTATGACAGAGATCATGGCTGCAAATATAGGAGGAGCCGCCACACTGATAGGAGATCCGACTCAACTAATCATAGGAAATGAGGGAAAACTTGGGTTCAACGACTTTATAATAAACACAGCACCTATGTCTCTGCTGGCCTTTTTGTCACTTATGATCACTGTGTATATTATATACGGGAGAAAGATGGTGGTCTCAAGAGATTTGAAGGCGAGAATAATGGAGTTAGATGCCTCTAGATCACTAAGAAACATGAGCCTTTTGAAGCAGTCAGGAACAATATTTGTGCTTATAATTACAGGCTTCATTATGAATAATTTTATAGACAAGGGTCTAGCCATCATTGCCTTAAGTGGTGCGACAGCGCTTATTATTCTTGCTAAGAAGAAACCTGAAGATATATTTAAACATGTAGAATGGGACACACTATTTTTCTTTATAGGTCTATTTATTATGATAAAAGGAATAGAAGAAACTCACTTGATAGATATTCTAGGAGAAAAAATAGTAAACATAACAGAGGGTAATTTTAATTTTGCAGTGATGCTTATAACCTGGGTTTCTGCATTATTTACATCTGTCATTGGAAATGTAGCCAATGCAGCCACTGTTTCTAAGATAATTCATGTAATGAGTCCTTCATTCCAGTCCTTAGGAGATGTAAAGATATTTTGGTGGGCACTTTCACTGGGATCGTGTCTAGGTGGTAATGCCACCATATTGGCATCGGCAACCAACGTAGTGGCAGTAGCTGCAGCAGCAAAGGCAGGATGTAAAATTTCTTTTGTAGAATTTATAAAGTTTGGAGCAATAATCTCCATTCAAACTCTAGTCATTGCCAGTGCTTATATCTGGCTCAGATATTTATAA
- the tnpA gene encoding IS200/IS605 family transposase — translation MDSNSLAHTRWNCKYHIVFAPKYRRKVIYGKIKQDIGQILRKLCENKKVEIHEASACKAHIHMLVSILPKLSVSSFMGYLKGKSSLMIFDRHANLKYKYGNRHFWCRGYYVDTVGRNRKRIEDYIRNQLQEDQLTLKEYIDPFTGDKVKKS, via the coding sequence ATGGATAGTAATAGTTTAGCACACACAAGATGGAATTGTAAATATCACATAGTCTTTGCACCTAAGTACAGGAGAAAAGTAATCTATGGAAAGATAAAGCAAGATATTGGGCAAATACTTAGAAAACTTTGCGAGAATAAAAAAGTAGAGATACACGAAGCAAGTGCATGTAAAGCTCACATACATATGCTTGTGAGCATACTACCTAAATTGAGTGTATCTAGTTTCATGGGGTATTTAAAAGGGAAAAGTTCATTAATGATATTTGATCGACATGCAAATCTAAAATATAAGTATGGAAACAGGCACTTTTGGTGCCGCGGATACTATGTAGATACAGTAGGTCGTAACAGGAAAAGGATCGAAGATTATATTAGAAATCAGTTGCAAGAAGATCAATTAACATTGAAAGAATATATTGATCCTTTTACTGGAGATAAAGTAAAAAAGAGCTAG
- a CDS encoding biotin--[acetyl-CoA-carboxylase] ligase: MRIFRFDEIDSTNSFLKRESKLENYDLAMAKNQTEGRGRRGNSWVSKEGAALFSFVLKENPKLPMNEYRKLPLVVGVAVLRALKKFQNLDYKFKWTNDIYVNEKKISGILVEKINENFIIGIGINVNNEEFGDLENSATSMKIESDREFNIEELIFALVEEFKKCFGEFLNGGWELILNEINEKNYLLDKPVTIKIIDKITRGIGGRVLDDGTLEVDVEGIKKSFDIGEVHISFKDMAAK, translated from the coding sequence ATGAGAATTTTTAGGTTTGATGAGATAGATTCCACCAATAGTTTTTTGAAGAGAGAGAGTAAGCTTGAAAATTATGACTTGGCAATGGCTAAAAATCAGACTGAGGGAAGAGGGAGAAGGGGAAACTCCTGGGTATCTAAGGAAGGAGCGGCACTTTTTAGCTTTGTTCTGAAAGAAAATCCTAAGCTTCCTATGAATGAGTACAGAAAACTTCCACTTGTGGTAGGAGTTGCTGTCCTTCGGGCACTTAAAAAATTCCAAAATTTGGATTATAAGTTTAAGTGGACGAATGATATATATGTAAATGAGAAAAAAATATCTGGAATTTTAGTTGAAAAAATAAATGAAAATTTTATAATCGGAATTGGAATAAATGTTAACAACGAAGAGTTTGGGGATCTAGAAAATTCAGCTACATCTATGAAAATAGAAAGTGACAGAGAATTTAATATAGAAGAGTTGATATTTGCACTCGTAGAGGAGTTTAAAAAATGTTTTGGTGAATTTTTAAATGGAGGCTGGGAACTTATATTAAATGAGATAAATGAAAAAAATTACTTATTGGATAAGCCTGTGACCATAAAGATAATAGATAAGATAACTAGAGGTATAGGTGGAAGAGTCTTAGATGACGGGACTCTAGAAGTAGACGTAGAGGGAATTAAAAAGAGCTTTGATATTGGTGAGGTGCATATCTCATTTAAGGACATGGCTGCAAAATAA
- the mnmA gene encoding tRNA 2-thiouridine(34) synthase MnmA, which produces MKKKVVVGMSGGVDSSVAAYLLKEEGYEVIGVTLKHLGDEDSENTNTKTCCSLDDIYDAKMACFKLEIPHYVVDAVEPFKKEIIDYFIGEYSKGITPSPCVVCDEKIKIKKLAETADKLGADYISTGHYCDASYSQELGSHLLKLSKNSAKDQTYMLYRIGEKVLKRMLFPLENLEKSRVREIAKEAGISVHDKKDSQGICFAPEGYKELLKKVLGEKIKPGNFITRDGHILGQHEGYQLYTIGQRRGLGINLSKVYFITGIDSDKNEIILGDFEELMKKEVELTDTIFLADIEKLEKIKLFGRPRFSSTGLPGRLKKIDGRIFFIYDEENAKNSPGQHLVIYYKDLVVGGGKIIF; this is translated from the coding sequence TTGAAAAAAAAGGTAGTGGTGGGAATGAGCGGAGGGGTTGATTCCTCTGTGGCGGCATACCTTTTGAAGGAAGAGGGATACGAGGTTATAGGGGTAACATTAAAACATCTAGGAGATGAAGATTCTGAAAATACCAATACAAAAACCTGTTGTTCTCTAGATGATATATATGATGCAAAGATGGCATGTTTTAAGCTGGAAATCCCTCATTATGTCGTAGATGCAGTTGAGCCATTTAAGAAGGAGATTATTGATTATTTTATAGGGGAATACTCTAAAGGTATAACTCCTTCTCCCTGTGTAGTCTGCGATGAGAAGATTAAGATAAAAAAGCTGGCAGAAACAGCAGATAAGTTGGGAGCAGATTATATATCTACAGGGCACTACTGTGATGCGAGCTATAGTCAGGAGTTGGGGTCGCATCTCTTGAAACTATCTAAAAATTCTGCTAAAGATCAGACTTATATGCTCTATAGGATCGGAGAAAAAGTCCTAAAAAGAATGCTTTTTCCTCTGGAAAATCTTGAAAAAAGCAGAGTTAGGGAGATTGCAAAAGAAGCTGGAATATCAGTTCACGACAAAAAGGACAGCCAGGGAATCTGTTTTGCACCTGAAGGATATAAAGAACTTCTTAAAAAGGTTCTTGGAGAAAAGATTAAACCTGGAAATTTTATCACAAGAGACGGTCATATTTTAGGGCAGCATGAGGGGTATCAGCTATACACCATAGGTCAACGAAGAGGGCTAGGAATAAATCTTTCCAAAGTTTATTTTATAACTGGCATAGATTCAGATAAAAACGAGATAATCTTAGGTGATTTTGAAGAGTTAATGAAAAAAGAGGTAGAGTTAACTGACACTATTTTCTTAGCAGATATTGAAAAACTTGAAAAAATAAAATTATTTGGGAGACCAAGATTTTCTAGTACAGGACTTCCTGGAAGATTAAAAAAAATAGATGGCAGGATATTTTTTATTTATGACGAGGAAAACGCAAAAAATTCTCCAGGACAGCATCTGGTAATCTACTATAAAGACCTTGTTGTAGGTGGAGGAAAAATAATTTTCTAA
- a CDS encoding hydratase yields MIKLSETGVYLVNGEEIIPADSGKNLGTTPEDARKNTIAYSILKSHNKSDNMEKLNIKFDCMASHDITYVGIIQTARASGLKKFPIPYVLTNCHNSLCAVGGTINEDDHMFGLSAAKKYGGIYVPAHQAVIHQYMREEMAGCGKMILGSDSHTRYGALGTMAIGEGGGELAKQLLNKTYDINCPEVVGVYLTGKPKKGIGPQDIALAIIGAVFKNGYVKNRVMEFVGDGISDLDVEFRNGIDVMTTETTCLSSIWVTDDKVKNYLDTHSRVKDYKELKPGNIAYYDRMIQVDLSEVESMIALPFHPSNVYTIKELNANLEEILTKVEKEAAEQGLKIDLKSKIIDGKLHAEQGIIAGCAGGTYDNLVDVADILDNKAVSSHDFSLSVYPSSQPTALSLVKNGSTAKFMAAGAIVRTAFCGPCFGAGDTPANNQLSLRHTTRNFPSREGSKPGEGQISSVALMDARSIAATAINGGILTPATDLDIEYTKPEYKFDSTVYKNRVYYGYEHPVDSELTFGPNIVDWPAMPKLTDNLLLKVTAFIKDPVTTTDELIPSGEASSFRSNPLKLAEFTLSRRVPEYVEKSKSVQIFEKEREDGKDPAALDINLKKVFDKIKTIPGLENIDPKATGIGSTIYANKPGDGSAREQAASCQKVLGGWANISKEYATKRYRSNLINWGMVPFTIEGEIPFADEDFILIRDIKNSIAEKKDTIKAYVIGDEIKEFDLTLTDLTDEERETIIEGCLINYYKKS; encoded by the coding sequence ATGATAAAACTTAGCGAGACTGGGGTATACCTTGTAAATGGAGAGGAAATAATCCCTGCTGATTCTGGAAAAAACTTAGGAACTACTCCAGAGGATGCAAGAAAAAATACCATAGCCTATTCCATACTTAAATCTCACAATAAATCTGATAATATGGAAAAACTCAATATAAAATTTGACTGTATGGCCTCCCATGACATAACCTATGTGGGTATTATTCAGACAGCGAGAGCCAGCGGTCTTAAAAAATTTCCAATTCCCTATGTTCTAACAAACTGTCACAACAGTCTTTGTGCAGTAGGGGGTACAATAAATGAAGATGATCATATGTTTGGACTTTCTGCTGCAAAAAAATACGGGGGTATCTATGTCCCAGCACACCAAGCTGTTATTCACCAGTATATGAGGGAGGAGATGGCAGGCTGCGGAAAGATGATCTTAGGATCTGACTCTCACACAAGATACGGAGCCCTTGGAACTATGGCTATAGGAGAAGGTGGAGGTGAGCTCGCAAAACAGCTTTTAAATAAAACCTACGATATCAATTGCCCAGAGGTTGTAGGTGTATACCTAACAGGAAAGCCTAAAAAAGGAATAGGACCTCAGGATATAGCTCTAGCTATAATCGGAGCTGTATTTAAAAATGGATATGTAAAAAATAGAGTTATGGAATTTGTTGGTGATGGAATTTCTGATCTAGATGTAGAGTTTAGAAATGGTATAGACGTCATGACCACAGAGACCACTTGCCTTTCATCTATATGGGTTACAGATGACAAGGTGAAAAATTATCTAGATACTCACTCACGTGTTAAAGACTACAAAGAGCTTAAGCCCGGTAATATAGCCTATTACGATAGAATGATTCAAGTAGATCTATCAGAGGTAGAGTCTATGATCGCTCTGCCATTCCATCCGAGTAATGTCTATACTATAAAAGAGCTCAATGCCAATCTAGAAGAGATTCTCACAAAGGTGGAAAAAGAAGCTGCAGAACAGGGACTAAAAATAGATCTGAAAAGTAAGATTATTGATGGGAAACTTCATGCAGAACAGGGAATCATTGCCGGATGTGCAGGAGGTACATATGATAATCTTGTGGATGTTGCCGACATTTTAGACAACAAAGCAGTAAGCAGTCATGATTTTTCACTGAGTGTTTATCCTTCTAGTCAACCTACAGCACTAAGCCTTGTAAAAAATGGTTCTACAGCAAAATTTATGGCTGCAGGTGCCATAGTTCGTACAGCATTTTGCGGCCCATGTTTTGGAGCCGGAGACACTCCTGCCAACAATCAACTGAGTCTGCGTCATACCACTAGGAACTTTCCAAGCAGGGAGGGTTCTAAACCTGGAGAGGGACAGATCTCATCTGTTGCTCTTATGGATGCAAGGTCAATAGCGGCAACTGCCATAAATGGAGGTATCCTTACTCCTGCAACAGACTTGGATATAGAGTATACAAAACCTGAATATAAATTTGACAGCACTGTGTATAAAAACAGGGTTTATTATGGATACGAACACCCAGTGGACTCAGAGCTGACTTTTGGTCCAAACATAGTAGACTGGCCTGCGATGCCAAAACTCACAGATAATCTTCTGTTAAAGGTAACCGCCTTTATAAAAGATCCTGTGACAACTACAGATGAGCTTATTCCTTCTGGAGAGGCCTCGTCATTCCGTTCCAATCCTCTGAAATTGGCTGAATTTACTTTGTCTCGTAGGGTTCCTGAGTACGTTGAAAAATCAAAGTCCGTTCAGATATTTGAAAAAGAAAGAGAAGATGGAAAGGATCCTGCAGCCTTAGATATAAACTTGAAAAAAGTTTTTGATAAAATCAAAACCATTCCTGGCCTGGAAAATATAGATCCAAAAGCAACTGGAATCGGAAGTACAATTTATGCCAATAAACCTGGAGATGGTTCAGCCCGTGAACAGGCGGCTTCTTGTCAGAAAGTACTGGGAGGATGGGCCAATATTTCCAAGGAGTACGCTACTAAACGTTATCGTTCGAACCTTATTAACTGGGGGATGGTTCCTTTTACTATAGAGGGAGAGATTCCCTTTGCAGACGAAGACTTTATCTTAATCAGAGATATAAAAAACTCTATAGCCGAGAAAAAGGACACTATCAAGGCCTATGTTATAGGGGATGAAATCAAGGAATTTGATCTGACACTCACAGACCTCACTGATGAAGAAAGAGAAACTATCATAGAAGGATGCCTTATCAACTATTATAAAAAATCATAA
- a CDS encoding isocitrate/isopropylmalate family dehydrogenase, giving the protein MHKITLIPGDGIGPEVTGSTVKILEAAGFKVEWEVVNAGSEVFEKTGVLVPDEVFQSIERNKIALKGPIATPIGKGFRSINVQLRKKYDLYSNIREVKNIPGVKSKYENVDLVIFRENTEGLYIGIEEMQDEDTAVAKKVVTRQGSMRIAKSAFEYAVQQGKTKVAAVHKANILKLADGLFLDCVREVAKDYPNIELSEVIVDNMCMQMVMNPSQFEVIVAPNLYGDLLSDLAAGLVGGLGLVPGANIGNDIAIFEAVHGSAPDIAGKDLANPIAVLLCAVHMMKFLGDFDRAELVFRAIIEVMEDGKHLTRDMGGKATTTEITQAIIDKINHIKSFSSRIVK; this is encoded by the coding sequence ATGCATAAAATTACACTTATCCCTGGAGACGGAATCGGACCTGAAGTTACGGGAAGTACGGTAAAAATATTGGAAGCCGCCGGTTTCAAAGTAGAGTGGGAGGTAGTCAACGCCGGTTCAGAAGTATTTGAAAAAACTGGAGTTCTTGTACCAGATGAGGTCTTTCAAAGTATAGAAAGAAATAAAATCGCCCTCAAAGGACCTATCGCTACTCCTATAGGAAAGGGTTTTAGAAGCATAAATGTCCAGCTTAGAAAAAAATATGATCTATACTCAAATATAAGAGAAGTTAAAAATATACCAGGAGTTAAATCCAAATATGAAAATGTCGACCTTGTAATTTTCAGGGAAAATACCGAGGGTCTTTACATCGGTATAGAGGAGATGCAAGATGAAGATACTGCTGTGGCAAAAAAGGTAGTGACAAGACAAGGATCTATGAGAATTGCAAAGTCAGCCTTTGAGTATGCTGTTCAGCAGGGAAAAACAAAGGTTGCCGCTGTCCACAAGGCAAATATTCTTAAGCTTGCAGACGGTCTCTTCTTAGACTGTGTGAGAGAGGTGGCAAAAGATTACCCTAACATTGAGCTTTCAGAGGTTATCGTTGACAATATGTGTATGCAGATGGTTATGAACCCTTCTCAGTTTGAGGTCATTGTAGCGCCAAACCTTTACGGAGACCTTTTATCTGATCTCGCTGCAGGTCTTGTAGGAGGACTAGGTCTTGTCCCAGGTGCAAATATTGGTAATGATATCGCTATTTTTGAGGCAGTTCACGGAAGTGCTCCTGATATCGCAGGGAAAGACCTTGCTAACCCCATTGCTGTTCTTTTATGTGCAGTTCATATGATGAAATTCTTAGGAGATTTTGACAGAGCTGAGTTAGTATTTAGAGCCATCATCGAAGTAATGGAAGACGGAAAACACCTTACAAGGGATATGGGTGGAAAAGCAACTACTACAGAAATTACCCAGGCTATTATCGATAAAATAAATCACATAAAATCATTTTCTTCTAGAATCGTTAAATAA
- a CDS encoding transposase, producing the protein MNKDYLNIYANFLIASSKYAHSTDLQKITEDRYSKDKIYRFLSSGEFCEKNFWLTIKPILKSIQNNNACISVDDTIIEKPHTKENDVVSYCYDHTKSKCVKGVNLLSVTYKTSEASLPINYRVIRKNKISTDHDTNKTKKKSALTKNQHFRNMLKTIKGNKIKYRYVLADSWFSSNENFKYIHNDLDKCFVFAVRSNRLFKFTGEDDSQYRKLSSFDFLPETAYAIEFKGVSFPLYLSKQVFKNEDGKEAVLHLVTNDEYLSYDNMVKIYQKRWDIEVYHKSLKQNCSLGKSSVRTVKTILGHIFCSIYAYVLLEKLKLKKKQNQFKLSTTYYLMGLEKTFKSLFLDLKSA; encoded by the coding sequence ATGAATAAAGACTACTTAAATATTTATGCTAATTTTTTAATTGCATCTTCAAAATATGCTCATTCTACAGATCTTCAAAAAATAACAGAAGATAGATACTCTAAGGACAAAATATACCGTTTTTTAAGTTCTGGTGAATTTTGTGAAAAAAACTTTTGGTTAACGATTAAACCTATCCTTAAAAGTATCCAGAATAATAACGCCTGTATATCTGTAGATGATACTATTATTGAAAAACCTCACACGAAAGAAAATGATGTTGTTTCCTATTGCTATGACCATACCAAATCTAAATGTGTTAAAGGTGTAAATTTACTTTCTGTTACCTACAAAACAAGCGAGGCTTCTCTACCAATCAATTACAGAGTTATCAGAAAGAATAAAATTTCAACTGACCATGACACCAATAAAACAAAAAAGAAGTCAGCTCTTACAAAAAATCAACATTTTAGAAATATGCTAAAGACTATTAAAGGCAATAAAATTAAGTATAGATACGTCCTAGCAGACTCTTGGTTCTCTTCAAATGAGAATTTTAAGTATATCCACAATGATTTAGATAAATGTTTTGTTTTCGCTGTAAGATCAAATAGACTTTTTAAATTTACAGGAGAAGACGACTCCCAATACAGAAAGTTATCATCTTTTGATTTTCTACCTGAAACAGCTTACGCGATAGAGTTTAAAGGGGTTTCTTTCCCATTATATTTATCGAAGCAGGTCTTCAAAAATGAAGATGGAAAAGAAGCTGTTTTACACCTTGTAACAAATGATGAATACTTAAGTTATGACAATATGGTTAAGATCTACCAAAAAAGGTGGGATATCGAAGTATATCATAAATCATTAAAACAAAACTGTTCCCTAGGAAAATCCTCAGTAAGAACAGTGAAGACAATACTAGGTCATATATTTTGTTCAATCTATGCTTATGTATTGTTAGAAAAACTAAAGTTAAAAAAGAAACAAAATCAATTTAAATTAAGCACTACATACTATTTAATGGGTTTAGAAAAGACATTTAAATCATTATTTCTTGATTTAAAATCCGCTTAA
- a CDS encoding aminopeptidase P family protein, with protein MILNKIMKELEAQGILITDMINVRYFTGFTGTTGVALILGDKRYFLTDFRYEEQGKKEVVPKGFQLVREDKDPVGKAGELIKEAKIKKLAIEDGSVTLSQFRSFEKNFGHIEYAGIEDKFLKARMVKTEEEIKLIKEATKIADKAFENIKSLIKEGISEERLATELEYEMKKLGAEGPSFDTIIASNYRSAMPHGVASEKKLQKEGFVKFDFGCFYKGYVSDMTRTVYLGENPTEKHYEIYDTVKKAQQKAIEAVRAGITTRELDKIARDYITEKGYGECFGHGLGHGIGLEIHEYPYLSYKAEDLVLEENMVVTIEPGIYIEGFGGVRIEDDVVVKKDGCEVLNKTTKEFVKL; from the coding sequence ATGATACTAAATAAAATAATGAAAGAGCTGGAAGCTCAGGGAATATTGATCACTGATATGATAAATGTGAGGTATTTTACTGGATTTACAGGTACTACAGGGGTTGCCCTTATTTTGGGAGATAAAAGATATTTCCTCACAGATTTCAGGTATGAGGAACAGGGAAAAAAAGAGGTAGTTCCTAAGGGGTTTCAGCTTGTGAGAGAGGACAAAGATCCAGTTGGAAAGGCTGGGGAGCTCATAAAAGAAGCTAAAATCAAAAAGCTGGCTATAGAGGACGGAAGTGTTACCTTGTCACAATTTAGAAGTTTTGAAAAAAATTTTGGACATATCGAGTATGCAGGTATAGAGGATAAATTTCTAAAGGCCAGAATGGTAAAGACAGAGGAAGAGATAAAACTCATAAAGGAAGCTACAAAAATAGCAGACAAGGCCTTTGAAAATATAAAAAGCCTTATAAAAGAGGGGATATCAGAGGAGAGGCTGGCCACAGAGCTAGAGTATGAGATGAAAAAACTAGGGGCAGAGGGACCGTCCTTTGATACAATTATAGCTTCTAATTACAGATCTGCAATGCCTCACGGAGTGGCCAGTGAAAAAAAACTTCAGAAAGAAGGCTTTGTTAAGTTTGATTTCGGGTGCTTTTATAAGGGATATGTGTCTGATATGACAAGGACAGTGTACCTCGGGGAAAATCCCACAGAAAAACATTATGAAATATATGATACTGTGAAAAAAGCTCAGCAGAAGGCTATAGAGGCAGTAAGGGCTGGAATCACAACTAGAGAACTAGACAAGATAGCCAGAGATTATATAACTGAAAAGGGTTACGGAGAGTGTTTTGGACACGGGCTAGGCCACGGGATCGGTTTAGAGATTCATGAGTATCCCTATTTATCTTATAAGGCAGAGGACCTGGTTCTCGAGGAAAACATGGTAGTAACCATAGAACCAGGAATATATATAGAGGGCTTCGGAGGAGTCAGAATAGAAGATGACGTAGTTGTAAAAAAAGATGGGTGTGAAGTCTTGAATAAAACAACTAAAGAGTTTGTGAAGCTTTAA
- a CDS encoding GntR family transcriptional regulator: protein MIIQKNKPMRERVYEILKKMIIDGEISPEEKIVETEYAEKFQISRTPLREAIRMLELEGYVESHSKGGVIVKNCTKEDVEEIYKIRIALEGIILEEVIKKSSQSDIKKLENIIKETKKIMVENKNNDDVFKLFSKFNNTLYSIANMTRVEDLIRNMNLYLKRFRKMAVEDFDRKKQASDDHVELVNAIKEKDINKALEINKIHLERSKNFIISEI from the coding sequence ATGATCATACAGAAAAATAAGCCTATGAGAGAACGTGTGTATGAAATTTTAAAAAAAATGATAATAGACGGGGAGATATCTCCTGAGGAAAAAATTGTTGAAACAGAATATGCAGAAAAATTTCAGATAAGCAGAACTCCCCTGAGGGAAGCTATAAGGATGTTGGAATTAGAAGGGTATGTAGAGTCTCACAGCAAGGGTGGAGTTATAGTAAAAAATTGTACCAAGGAAGATGTAGAAGAGATATATAAGATCAGAATAGCCCTGGAAGGGATAATTTTGGAAGAGGTAATAAAAAAATCCTCCCAGTCAGATATAAAAAAATTGGAAAATATAATAAAAGAAACAAAAAAAATTATGGTTGAGAACAAAAATAATGACGATGTATTTAAACTTTTTTCTAAATTTAATAACACTCTTTACAGCATTGCCAATATGACAAGGGTGGAGGATCTTATAAGAAATATGAACCTCTATTTAAAAAGATTTAGAAAAATGGCAGTAGAAGATTTTGATAGAAAAAAACAGGCTTCTGATGACCATGTAGAGCTTGTAAATGCAATAAAAGAAAAAGATATAAACAAGGCCTTGGAAATAAATAAAATTCATCTAGAGAGATCAAAAAACTTTATAATTTCTGAAATATAA
- the bioB gene encoding biotin synthase BioB yields MNIRDFIDREITKEEALELCKLKGSKMMELFSVANEIREKYCGNTLHTCTISNAKSGECEEDCKFCAQSAHYKTDLSTYDLKQKDTLMSEYKRAETLGSTKFGVVTSGRSIKKGSEEYDSIKDFIKDARKEDISTNICCSIGLLDEEELKELKEVGVTRFHSNMQTSINAYNKIVATTHKIDDRLATIKAAKKIGMEVCSGGIIGMGESWEDRIDMAFTLKDLNVDGIPVNILNPIEGTPLGDREHLSMDEIIKTIAIYRIIFKDKVIKIGAGREGILKDFMGMAFMSGANGMLVGGYLTVKGRTSEEDFVFMENVKKMWERD; encoded by the coding sequence ATGAATATAAGAGACTTTATCGATAGAGAAATAACCAAAGAAGAGGCTTTAGAACTTTGCAAATTAAAGGGATCAAAGATGATGGAGCTTTTTTCTGTTGCAAATGAGATAAGAGAGAAATATTGTGGAAATACACTTCACACGTGTACTATATCTAATGCTAAATCTGGAGAGTGCGAAGAGGATTGTAAGTTTTGTGCCCAGTCGGCTCACTATAAAACCGATCTGTCAACCTATGACTTGAAACAAAAAGATACATTGATGTCTGAATATAAAAGAGCAGAAACGCTCGGAAGTACTAAGTTTGGTGTTGTTACAAGTGGAAGAAGTATAAAAAAAGGATCAGAAGAATATGATAGTATAAAAGATTTTATAAAGGATGCCAGGAAAGAGGATATAAGTACAAATATATGCTGTTCTATCGGTCTTTTAGACGAAGAGGAGTTAAAAGAGCTTAAAGAAGTTGGTGTAACTAGATTTCACAGCAATATGCAGACATCTATAAATGCCTACAATAAAATAGTTGCTACCACTCATAAGATAGATGACAGGCTGGCTACTATAAAGGCGGCTAAGAAAATAGGGATGGAAGTGTGCAGCGGAGGAATAATAGGTATGGGTGAAAGCTGGGAGGACAGGATAGACATGGCCTTTACTCTAAAGGATCTTAATGTAGATGGCATACCTGTGAATATACTGAATCCTATAGAGGGAACTCCTCTAGGAGACAGGGAACATCTTTCTATGGATGAGATAATTAAAACAATAGCTATATATAGAATAATATTTAAGGACAAGGTAATTAAAATAGGTGCAGGAAGAGAGGGAATCTTAAAGGATTTCATGGGTATGGCTTTTATGAGTGGAGCTAATGGAATGCTTGTAGGAGGCTACCTTACAGTGAAAGGCAGAACATCTGAAGAAGATTTCGTATTCATGGAAAATGTGAAGAAAATGTGGGAGAGGGATTAA